One segment of Ascochyta rabiei chromosome 7, complete sequence DNA contains the following:
- a CDS encoding Phosphoglucomutase (alpha-D-glucose-1,6-bisphosphate-dependent): MSVRTVELRPFQDQKPGTSGLRKKVKVFQKENYSESFITSILKSIPEGAEGAFLVIGGDGRYWNPEVTQLIAKISAAYGVKKLLIGQDGILSTPAASHIIRIRKATGGILLTASHNPGGPDEDFGMKYNLANGAPAPESVTNKIFETSQTLTSYKIADIPDVDLSKIGTQKVGDLEVEIIHSTEDYLEMLKSIFDFDLIKSFLKEHSDFKVLFDGLSGVTGSYGVDIFEKELGIPNSTQNCVPLPDFGGHHPDPNLVYAKSLVDAVDKNGVHFGAASDGDGDRNMIYGAKSFVSPGDSLAIIAHHAELIPYFKKQGIYGLARSMPTSGAIDLVAKKKGVECYEVPTGWKFFCGLFDSDKMNICGEESFGTGSNHIREKDGLWAVVAWLNIIAGVGQQTGSTPSIASIQKDFWKTYGRTFFTRYDYEGCETEGANKVTAHMKELITTKKDEFVGSTIAGRKVVEADDFSYTDLDGSVSKNQGIFVKFDDGSRIVVRLSGTGSSGATIRLYIEKHTSDESTYDQDAQDFLKDNVKLATNLLKLQEYVGRTEPDVKT, from the exons ATGAGCGTCCGAACCGTCGAGCTTCGGCCCTTTCAAGACCAGAAGCCTGGAAC TTCTGGTCTCCGCAAAAAGGTCAAGGTTTTCCAGAAGGAGAACTACTCCGAGTCGTTCATCACCAGCATTCTCAAGTCGATCCCTGAGGGCGCTGAAGGTGCTTTCCTCGTCATCGGCGGTGATGGTCGTTACTGGAACCCCGAGGTCACGCAGTTGATCGCCAAGATCAGCGCAGCATACGGAGTCAAGAAGCTCTTGATCGGTCAGGATGGTATCCTCAGCACTCCAGCTGCCAGTCACATCATCAGGATAAGGAAGGCCACCGGTGGTATCCTGCTTACAGCCAGCCACAATCCCGGAG GCCCTGATGAGGACTTCGGTATGAAGTACAACCTGGCCAACGGTGCCCCCGCCCCCGAGAGCGTCACCAACAAGATCTTCGAGACCTCCCAGACTCTTACCTCGTACAAGATCGCCGATATCCCCGACGTTGACCTGAGCAAGATTGGCACACAGAAGGTGGGTGATCTCGAGGTTGAGATCATTCACTCCACAGAGGACTACCTTGAGATGCTTAAGAGCATCTTCGACTTCGACCTTATCAAGTCGTTCCTGAAGGAACACTCCGATTTCAAGGTCCTCTTCGATGGACTTAGCGGTGTCACTGGCTCGTACGGTGTTGACATCTTCGAGAAGGAGCTTGGCATTCCGAACAGCACACAGAACTGCGTTCCTCTGCCAGACTTCGGCGGACACCACCCCGACCCCAACCTCGTCTACGCCAAGTCTCTCGTCGACGCTGTGGACAAGAATGGTGTTCACTTTGGTGCTGCCAGTGACGGCGATGGTGATCGAAACATGATTTACGGCGCAAAGTCGTTCGTCTCACCCGGTGACAGCTTGGCCATCATTGCCCACCACGCCGAGCTCATCCCATACTTTAAGAAGCAGGGCATCTACGGTCTCGCACGAAGCATGCCCACATCTGGCGCGATCGACCTCGTCGCAAAGAAGAAGGGTGTCGAGTGCTATGAGGTGCCCACAGGGTGGAAGTTCTTCTGCGGTCTTTTCGACTCTGACAAGATGAACATCTGCGGTGAGGAGAGTTTTGGAACTGGCTCCAACCACATCCGCGAGAAGGACGGTCTGTGGGCTGTGGTTGCCTGGCTCAACATCATCGCTGGTGTTGGACAGCAGACTGGCTCCACCCCCAGCATTGCATCAATCCAAAAGGACTTCTGGAAGACATACGGACGCACATTCTTCACCCGCTACGACTACGAGGGCTGCGAGACCGAGGGCGCCAACAAGGTCACTGCCCACATGAAGGAGCTTATCACCACCAAGAAGGACGAGTTCGTTGGCTCCACCATCGCCGGCCGCAAGGTGGTTGAGGCTGATGACTTCTCGTACACCGATCTCGACGGCAGTGTCAGCAAGAACCAGGGTATTTTCGTCAAGTTCGACGATGGTAGCCGCATCGTCGTACGTCTTTCTGGTACAGGCAGCAGTGGTGCTACTATCCGTCTCTACATTGAAAAGCACACTAGCGACGAGTCCACATACGACCAGGATGCACAAGATTTCCTCAAGGACAATGTCAAGCTGGCAACGAACCTCCTGAAGCTGCAGGAATACGTTGGCCGCACCGAGCCTGATGTCAAGACCTAA
- a CDS encoding Oxysterol-binding protein 4 encodes MAEKEGSAVPPQAKGSWGSFLKSIASFNGDLSSMTAPAFILSTTSLTEFSSYWTEHPSLFVAPAAEKDPARRAALVLKWFLSTLKQQYASRSEKLGSEKKPLNPFLGELFLGKWEDQAGTTQLVSEQVSHHPPVTAYSIWNSQHGVRLQGYNAQKASFSSTINVKQIGHATLHIDAFDEDYLITLPSLHIEGLISGSPYVELNGTSYITSSSGYTAKIDYSGKGWVSGKKNRFSASVYPTGKDKDVIYSAEGQWIEKFAIKDAKNKSTFASHDPSVTKTTPLTVAPVTEQDDFESRRAWKKVADAIVKGDMDTTSAEKSIIENRQREMRKEEQAGGREWERKFFTRTDNSPIFERLATKVGEKTNESLTNGIWLFDQEKASAAKTPFHPDVSPPIYVQK; translated from the exons ATGGCTGAGAAGGAAGGCTCTGCTGTGCCCCCGCAGGCGAAGGGTTCGTGGGGTAGCTTCCTCAAG TCGATCGCATCCTTCAATGGCGATCTCTCGTCTATGACCGCGCCTGCATTCATTCTCTCCACAACCTCTCTCACGGAGTTTTCCTCGTACTGGACTGAACACCCCTCCCTATTCGTTGCACCCGCCGCCGAGAAGGACCCCGCTAGACGGGCCGCGCTCGTTCTTAAGTGGTTCCTCAGCACATTGAAGCAGCAATATGCCAGCCGAAGTGAAAAGCTGGGCAGCGAGAAGAAGCCGCTGAACCCTTTCCTGGGTGAGCTGTTCCTGGGCAAGTGGGAGGACCAAGCTGGCACCACACAGCTTGTCAGCGAGCAAGTCAG CCACCACCCCCCAGTCACAGCATACTCCATCTGGAACAGTCAACACGGCGTTCGTCTGCAAGGATACAACGCACAAAAGGCTTCGTTCTCGAGCACCATCAATGTCAAG CAAATCGGCCATGCCACTCTTCACATCGACGCTTTCGACGAAGACTACCTCATCACCCTCCCCTCGCTGCACATCGAAGGCCTCATTTCAGGCTCTCCCTACGTTGAACTAAACGGCACTTCCTACATCACCTCTTCCTCCGGATATACCGCCAAGATTGATTATAGTGGCAAAGGATGGGTGTCTGGAAAGAAGAACAGGTTCTCGGCGTCTGTCTACCCTACAGGAAAGGACAAGGATGTCATCTACTCCGCTGAAGGCCAGTGGATCGAAAAATTCGCTATCAAAGATGCTAAGAACAAGTCTACTTTCGCATCGCATGATCCCAGCGTCACCAAGACCACCCCTCTTACTGTTGCGCCGGTGACTGAGCAGGATGACTTCGAGTCCCGTCGTGCTTGGAAGAAGGTTGCCGACGCTATTGTCAAGGGTGATATGGATACTACCAGCGCCGAAAAGTCTATCATCGAGAATCGTCAGCGCGAGATGCGCAAGGAAGAACAAGCGGGCGGTCGCGAGTGGGAACGCAAGTTCTTCACTCGTACAGATAATTCTCCGATCTTTGAGCGACTTGCTACCAAGGTTGGTGAGAAGACCAACGAATCCTTGACAAACGGCATCTGGCTATTCGATCAAGAAAAGGCGAGCGCTGCGAAAACGCCGTTCCACCCGGATGTCAGCCCCCCAATCTATGTGCAGAAATAA
- a CDS encoding Replication termination factor 2, translated as MGNDGGSIPKRRELVKEAAKALTTTQAKEQLTEQQEYHWSTCPLSRRPLATPVVSDAAGTLYNKDSVIEFLLTEDGREKEEAGKVADVKSEGRFAELGSTGNRVKGLKDVVEVKFEVGASEPREGSGRKENWVCPITGRELGPGAKAVYIVPCGHAFAGSVVKEVAGSVCLQCNEPYAENDVIPILTTVPTDLARLNLRIKTLREKGLTHALKKASGSKKRKKNADKETNGDSVPTGSNGTTAKSKPTSDEDNKSKVNANDERKDGTDNGIKNSATASLTRKVMEEQEERNKRRKLAQNEHVKSLFNTSSNKPSAGNSADYMTRGFSIGKK; from the exons ATGGGCAACGATGGCGGCTCCATCCCCAAGCGCCGCGAACTCGTAAAAGAAGCCGCCAAAGCCCTCACCACGACCCAAGCAAAAGAGCAGCTTACCGAGCAACAAGAGTACCACTGGTCGACCTGTCCACTCTCACGGAGACCACTCGCCACACCCGTAGTCAGCGATGCCGCAGGCACACTCTACAACAAAGACTCCGTCATCGAGTTCCTGCTGACAGAGGACGGCCGCGAGAAGGAGGAAGCGGGCAAAGTCGCGGACGTCAAGTCTGAAGGGCGGTTTGCCGAGTTGGGCAGCACAGGGAATCGAGTCAAGGGGCTGAAGGACGTCGTGGAGGTCAAGTTCGAGGTTGGCGCGAGCGAGCCGCGAGAAGGGAGTGGGAGGAAGGAGAATTGGGTTTGCCCGATTACTGGGCGCGAACTGGGGCCAGGCGCAAAGGCGGTGTACATTGTGCCGTGTGGGCATGCATTTGCTGGGAGTGTGGTCAAGGAGGTTGCGGGAAGTGTGTGCTTGCAG TGCAATGAGCCGTATGCGGAGAACGACGTTATACCTATCCTGACCACCGTACCGACCGATCTTGCGCGGTTGAACTTGAGAATCAAGACGCTGAGGGAGAAGGGCCTTACACACGCGCTAAAGAAGGCGTCAGGAagcaagaagcgcaagaaGAATGCCGACAAAGAAACAAACGGCGACTCTGTACCCACCGGATCGAACGGCACAACTGCGAAATCCAAGCCGACGTCTGACGAAGACAACAAGTCGAAGGTCAACGCGAACGACGAGAGGAAGGATGGCACAGACAACGGCATCAAGAATTCGGCTACAGCGTCGCTGACACGCAAGGTCAtggaagagcaggaagaaAGGAACAAGAGACGCAAACTCGCGCAGAACGAGCACGTCAAGAGTCTGTTCAACACGAGTAGTAACAAGCCAAGTGCAGGAAACAGTGCGGACTACATGACAAGAGGGTTCAGTATTGGGAAGAAATGA